A single Leptolyngbya ohadii IS1 DNA region contains:
- the tftA gene encoding hormogonium tapered terminus morphoprotein TftA produces the protein MPRIFVAAAYGEPEDQHSALPGEIDRVLAVQETILLRDRVVQFLRSRNYDAVAVPDELSLSQSIDWINRRSQQGDLALSLQVASATDTLKGAAVHHIAYNDERRLQASQLLQAYLRRVPQFSSRGIKPDTQTLLGRLSFCRDTIVPALHLEAGCLSHADDRQLLQNHRQEVALGIAEGLAVWSRSLSTAQAANAPIALLVNGAEYPEKGVLLDGNAYIPIDLIDQMGIDLPLSPTIHRISYGNVVYARAIDLRDYNLALMWDGKEQTLNVRSVLSSLPPSIDRIMGRGTASEVQMMMFLKSCNPDALTKFYDVPKLYIDEGRIEGVNHDIAFAQMCLETGYLQFSDSVKPEHHNFAGLGGASVDEIGAKFATPLVGVRAQIQHLKAYACAEPLVQAPADPRFHLVRRGIAPTVGDLSGRWSADPDYGTKILAIVKRLYEFADHL, from the coding sequence CTACGGCGAACCGGAAGACCAGCACAGTGCCCTCCCCGGAGAAATCGATCGCGTTCTGGCAGTCCAAGAGACGATTTTGCTGCGCGATCGGGTAGTGCAGTTTTTGCGATCGCGCAACTATGATGCGGTGGCAGTGCCGGATGAATTGAGTCTCAGTCAGTCAATTGACTGGATTAATCGTCGCAGTCAGCAGGGGGATCTGGCTCTGTCGCTTCAGGTGGCAAGTGCAACGGATACGCTGAAAGGGGCGGCGGTTCATCACATTGCCTACAACGACGAACGACGGCTCCAGGCATCCCAGCTTTTGCAGGCATATCTGCGGCGCGTGCCTCAATTTTCCAGTCGCGGGATTAAGCCGGATACGCAAACCCTGCTCGGTCGGCTCAGCTTTTGTCGGGATACGATCGTGCCTGCCCTGCACCTGGAAGCGGGCTGTTTAAGCCATGCGGACGATCGCCAGCTTTTGCAGAATCATCGGCAGGAGGTGGCTCTGGGTATTGCAGAAGGCTTGGCGGTCTGGAGTCGATCGCTCTCCACGGCACAGGCGGCAAATGCCCCGATCGCTCTGCTGGTCAACGGCGCGGAATATCCCGAAAAGGGTGTGCTGCTGGACGGCAATGCCTATATTCCGATCGATCTGATTGACCAAATGGGGATTGATCTGCCCCTCAGCCCCACGATTCACCGGATTAGCTACGGCAATGTGGTCTACGCCAGGGCGATCGATCTGCGTGATTATAATTTGGCTTTGATGTGGGACGGCAAGGAGCAGACGCTCAACGTGCGATCGGTGTTGTCCAGTCTGCCACCGTCGATCGATCGGATTATGGGACGGGGGACTGCCTCCGAGGTGCAGATGATGATGTTCCTCAAAAGCTGCAATCCTGATGCTTTAACCAAGTTCTACGACGTGCCTAAACTCTACATCGACGAGGGCAGAATCGAGGGCGTAAATCACGACATTGCCTTTGCCCAGATGTGCCTGGAAACCGGATATCTTCAGTTCTCGGACTCCGTAAAGCCAGAGCATCACAACTTTGCCGGATTGGGCGGCGCATCGGTAGACGAGATTGGAGCTAAATTCGCGACTCCCCTGGTGGGTGTCCGTGCCCAGATTCAGCACCTCAAAGCATACGCCTGTGCCGAACCCCTCGTTCAGGCTCCCGCCGATCCTAGATTTCACCTGGTTCGACGCGGTATTGCCCCCACGGTAGGGGATTTAAGCGGTCGCTGGTCAGCCGATCCAGATTACGGGACAAAGATTCTGGCGATCGTCAAGCGGCTCTACGAATTCGCCGATCACCTGTAG